The following is a genomic window from Bacteroidota bacterium.
CCGCCTGCGTAAGCGATGCGAATGTACCCGTGTCCAGCCACGCGGTTCCGCGCGCGAGAATTCCCACTTTCAGTTTTCCCATTGAGAGATAATGTTTGTTCACATCAGTGATCTCGTATTCACCGCGCGCACCGGGTTTGAGCTCCTTCGCAATTTTCACTACGCTGTTGTCATAAAAATATAATCCCGGCACAGCGTAGTTCGATTTCGGATGTTGCGGCTTCTCTTCGATAGAAAGCACTTTTCCTTTCGAATCGAATTCCACCACGCCATAACGTTCAGGATCGGAAACGTGGTAAGCAAAAACAACTCCGCCATCGGGATCAATATTCACCTGCATTAATCCGCCAAGTCCGGCGCCATAAAAAATATTATCGCCGAGAATGAGCGCCACTTTTTCTTTGCCGATGAATTTTTCTCCGATCACGAATGCCTGCGCAAGCCCGTTCGGAATTTTTTGTTCTTCATAGAAGAATTTGCAGCCGAGTTGTGTTCCGTCGCCGAGCAATCGTTTGAATCCCGGGAGATCTATTGGTGTTGAAATAATTAATATTTCGCGGATGCCGGCCATCATCAGAACAGAGAGCGGGTAATAGATCATCGGTTTGTCGTAAACCGGCATGAGTTGCTTGCTCACTGCGAGTGTGAGCGGGTGCAATCGTGTGCCGGATCCGCCGGCGAGAATTATTCCTTTCATCTTCAGAAAAATTTCAATGGTGATGATGACCGTGGTGGATCTTCAGTTTGTCGGCGTCAATGTCTTCTTCTTCATCATAAATTTCAATGAGCGGTTCTTTCATCAGTGCTTTTGTGGAAGCGCGTTTCTCGAGTGAAAGAAGCAGGCAGGGAAGAAGAACAAGATTCGTTGCTAATGAAACAATGAGTGTGATCGACAATAAAATTCCGAGCGCAACGGTTCCGCCGAAACTGGAAACAAGAAAAATGGCGAAACCAAAAAAGAGAATGATGTTCGTATAGATCATGCTCAGCCCGGTTTCTTTTATGGCGAGCGAAACTGCTTTCGATGCATTGGCGGCAGAAAGTTTCCGGAGTTGGTGGCGATACGCAGTAAGAATGTAAATGGTTCCATCGGATGCAATACCGAATGCGATCGAGAAAATAAGAATGGTTGACGACTTGAAAGGAATTCCGAGATAGCCCATGATGCCGGCAGTCATTACCAATGGAATTAAACAGGGAAGTTTGGAGAGCACGATGATCCATACCGATCGGAAGAGCGCCATGCCGAGAAGAAGAATGAGTCCGATTGCGATGAGCAAACTCACGAAGAGATGATGCAGCATGTAATCGAAACTGCGAAGGAACATCCGCGAATTGCCGGTGAGATCAACTTTGAAATATTTTCTCGGGAAAAGTGAATCCACTACCGGCTGAATTTTCGCCATGATCCGTTTCGAACTGTCGGAACCTACATCCGCCATCTGGAAACTGAGCCTTGTAGAGCGATATGTGCTGTCGAGAAAAGTATTCAGTTTCTGTTTGTTCGATTCATTCAGTTTTTTTCCTTCCTTGTTCGGGTTGCTGTAATTCGCAATGCGCTGCAAGCTGATCATGTCATGCGGAACGCGGTACGCTTTTACTTTTCCGTTGTTCAGCGCCTGGTTAGTGAATTTCACCGCTTCTACAACGGAAACAGGTTTGGAAAATTCAGGCCGCGAATCGACGAAACGTTGAAGCGAATCGATATTGAAAAGCACTTCTCCATTCGGAAGAAAAATATTTTTCGGGCCGAGTGTATCGGGCGCATAATCATCCGGATTTGGTTTGATCCCTTTCTTCGCGAGATCGCGCTTCATGCTGTCGGTGAGAAATGGTTTCACTTCAAGCGCCACTTCGAACGGAAGAACGCCTTTGAAATTTTTCTCGAAGAATTTCAGATCAAGATAAAGCGGATCGTTTTTCGGAAGATCGTCCACCACGTATCCATTGATCTTCACTTTGAAAAATCCGAGCGTGGCGATGATCGTAGCGAGTGCAATGCCAAGATAGATTGCTTTACGGTGATGATGAACGAGTTTGTCGACGAGTGCGAGAATTTTATTGATGCGTTTTCCACTCAGGTGTTTCATCTGCTTCGGTTTCGGTTCGGGCAGGTAACTGAACGTAATAGGCGTGAGCACAAGTGCAATGAAATAAGTGGTCATTACATTGATCGCTGCCACCACGCCGAATTCAACAAGCATAGAACTATTCGTGAAATAAAATACACCGAAGCCGATGGAGGTAGTGAGGTTGGCAAGAAAATTCGAGAGTCCCACTTTCTGCACCATCCGGGAAAGCGCTTTTGTTTTATTTCCATGCGCAACTAATTCTTCCTGGTATTTATTGATGAGAAAAATACAATTCGGAATTCCGATGATGACAATGAGTGAAGGAATGAGTCCTGAAAGGATCGTGATCTTGTAATCGAAAAGTGCAATAGTGCCCACCGACCAGATCAATCCGACAATGACAATGATGAGCGAAAAGAAGACTGCATTGAAATAACGGAAGAAAATAAAAAGAATAAGCGCCGTAACAAGAATAGAAAGGACAAGCAGCAATGTAGATTCGCCGGAGATCTTGCGCATATATTCCGATCGTATCCACGGCATGCCCGAGAGATGCATCTCTTCGTGATTTTTTATTCCGAAATGATTCACATAATCGCGGATCTTTCCCACGATCGCCAAACGGTTTTTTGAATTCAGATCTTTTTGTGTGAACGTGATCGCGAGCACTGTCACCTGCGGAACGTCCACGCCGGCAGTTTTCTTTTTCGTAATAATGAGTCCCTCGTAAAATGGCAGCCGTAAAATTATTTTTTTGATACTGTCACATTCTTCCTGCGATTGGGGTCGTCGGTTCACAACGGGAAGTACATCGAGTTTTTCAATGCTGTCATTCGGTTGCAGGTTGTACAAGCGGGCAGTGGACATTACATTCTCAACGCCATTTATTTTTCCGATGGAATCTGTGAGATCATACCAGTCGCGGAATTTATTGAACTGGAACATACCGGTGTCTTTGAAACCGATCACCATTACATTTCCATCTTCGCCGTATTTCGCTTTGAATTTTTCATAAGCGATATACATGGAATCGTCAACCGGCAGCACGCGCGCATACTTGTAGGAAAGTTCAAGGTTCGTTTTCGCCTTCCATCCCATGAAGCCCGTGACCAGGAGCATAAGAACCAGGATCACGACGCGATTACGGAGAATGAAATGAGAAATTTTTTCCCACATACAGGCAGAGGCCGATCTTCCGGAAAAGCTTTCAGGGCGCGGGAAGATCGGGAGTTAAAAATAAGAATTTTAGAGGCATGGAAAAGATTTTATCGGCACAATGATTGTTTGTAAAAAGCGTTAATGTTTCTGACTAAATTGTTAACCAAAATTTCCCGCCATGAAAAAAATACTTCTTCTCTCCACGGTTGCTTTTTGTTTTTTTTCTGCAAATGCCCAGGACACCACGCGCTATCTTTTTCATAACCTCAATTATTCCTATATGCAATACACGTTCGGTTATGAAAGCGTCGCATTCAACCGGGGCGATCAGCTCAATGCGTTTTATGCTTCCATCATTGGCGCTGCCTTCGGAAATAAACTGGCAATAGGACTGGATCTGGATGCCGCGATGAAAGACATAAAAAATTTCACCAATAATTCCACTTACCCGCAAACATCATCTTTCCTGGGAATGTATCTCAACATGGAACCACTCATCAGGCCCAAAGGGCTTGTGAATTTTTCGGTGCCCGTCAAATTCGGTTTTGCCAATGCGTCACGATGGGATACCACGTTCGATTCCAATGCGAATTTCATTGCCGGTTATTCTTCCACCAATCTTAATCACCAGGTGAATGAGTATTCCGATAATTTTCTTGTGGGATCAGTCGGCGTAAATTGTTTTATCAATCTCTGGAAATCGGTGAGCGCAGGCGGTGGAGCATCTTATCGTTATTCCATGAACACCGCTCATTACAATCATGCTGCTGATTATTCCGGATTTTCCGTTTTTGCACTCGTGCGTTTCCGCTGGGACACACGCGCGTATTATGCGAAGATGCTGCAGCGGCAGAAAGAGTATTACCAGCAAATGGGAAATCCTGCGTCGCATTGAAAAATTTCCGGCTTTTGCTTTTTGGGATAATACAAACAATCAGCAGACCTTGGTTATTTCAACGCATGGAATAATTAAAAAGACCAACAAAACTCCTGACAAAGAATTAAGCAAAGCAGAACTATTACGACTAAAATATTTTAAACTTAAAAAGTAAATATTATGAAGATCAATAATAAAATGCGACTTTTCAGTTTAGATGAAATCAAAGATGAGTTCATCGGTAAACGGGGCACCGCCAAACGCGACCTTTATGAACAAGAACTTCAATTAGAAGTTTTGGGTGATATGATAAAAAAAGTCAGAATTGAACGTAATCTGACTCAGGAGCAACTTGGCAAATTAGTAGGTGTTCAAAAAGCTCAAATCTCCAAACTTGAAAACAATGCCACAAACGTTACAATGGAAACAATTTTGAGAGTATTTAATGCTTTAAAAGCAAAACTTAGTTTTAAAGTTGTATTGCACAATAACAAGACAAGGATTGCCTGAAAAATATTAAATAGTTTCTTCAAACAATACGGTTGTACTGTAACACCACCCACGGTTTTTAAATGACTTGCTGTTGAAGTTGCGGTGCTGCATTGGAGCATTATTCCCATCTTTATACCCCGCATGCAGAAGATCTCATTCCCGAAACTATTTCTCATTTTTCTTAAAACAGGAACCATCGCGTTCGGGGGGAATGTGGCGCTCGTTGCTTATGTGCGGAAAGAATTCTGCGAAAGAAAAAAAATAATCAGCGATGAAGAATTGCTCGATCTCACAACAGTGGGAAGCCTTCTTCCCGGGCCGCTTGCCACGAATGTGATCGCAGGCGTTGGTTACTCGCTTTATGGAATGGCCGGAGCAGCCGCTGCGCTCACAGGAATTCTCCTGCCCGCATTCATTCTTATCTGCATCCTCTCTCATTTTTATTTTCAGTATGGAACATCTTCAGTGGTTACCGGAATTTTTGACGGACTTCTTCCGGGTGTCGCTGCGGTGATCGCCGCTACTGCGTGGTCAATGATCAGGAAAAACATCACGAATATTTTCCAGGTCATCATTCTCCTCGGAGCGGGAGCTGTTATTTTTTTTCTCAAGGGATTTTTTGTAACGATGTCCATTGTCGCCGTATCAGGTTTGGCCGGGTATTTTATTTTTCCCGGTGTTAAGAATAATATTTCTGTTGCTGCAAAGCGGAAAAATTCTTTCTTGCCTGCCTCGGCTGTGGCGCTGATGTTCCTCGTCGGCGGAATAATATTTTTTCTTCATCCTGTTTCATTATTGCTGCAGGAGTTGCGCATGCTCGGACTCACCTTCGCCAGCCAGAGCATTACTCTTTTCGGAGGAGGATATGTTTTTGTTCCTGCATTGGAAAAAATTGTTGTCGGTATGCATCGCTGGCTTACCTCGAAAGAATTTGCAGATGGAATTGCTCTCGGGCAAGTAACGCCGGGACCTATTGCGATCACAGCAACTTTCATTGGCTATAAAGTGGCCGGAATAAGAGGAGCATTGGTTTCAACGATCGCAGTTTTCATTCCTCCTTCACTGATCATGATCGTTGCTCAGCAATTCATTGATCGCATTAAAACGAAACCGAAAGTGGAATCAGTGTTCAGGGGAATTCGTCCGGCTGTAATCGGAATGATCATTACCTCGGTATGGGTCATTGGCAGCAGCGCGCCCATGGACTGGAGATCATTGGTGATATTTATTTCCATGTTCATTTTTCTCCTCTGGAAAAATCCCGATTCGGCGCTGGTTGTGATACTTTCCGGTTTGTTCGGTTTCCTGCTTCACCTGTTCTGATTTATTTGGGTTAACTTTAAGGTGAAACATTCCTGATGAGAAATTCATTTCGTTTATTGAAAAAACTTACACCTGCACGTGCGTGGAATGCGTGGCGCGTGTACGGAAGTTATCATTGGTCGAAATGGACGCGCAGGCCGGAAATAAAAGGAATGCCAGTGAGCATTTCTTTCGAGCCCACCACTTCGTGCAATCTCCAATGCCCGGAATGTCCGAGCGGGTTGAGAAAATTTTCCCGGCCAACGGGAATGCTCGAGGAAAATTTTTTCCGCAGAACTATTGATCAAATGAGTTCTCATTTATTGTACCTGAATTTTTATTTCCAGGGCGAACCATTTCTGAATCCTGCGTTCACGGAAATGGTGAAGTATGCATCTTCAAAAAAAATATTTACTTCCACTTCCACTAATGCACATTTTCTCGACGAGGAAACCGCAAAAAGAACAGTGGAGTCGGGACTCGACCGGCTTATTATTTCCATTGACGGAACCACGCAGGAAACATACTCTGCTTATCGGATCGGTGGAAAATTGAGCAAAGTAATTGAAGGAACAAAAAATATTCTGCGCTGGAAAAAAGAACTGCATTCGAAAACGCCGCATGTGGTTTTCCAGTTCCTCGTGGTAAAACCGAACGAACACCAGGTGGAAGAAGTAAAAAAACTTGCGGTGAAACTCGGTGTGGATGATGTACTATTGAAAACGGCACAGGTTTATGAATTTGAAAACGGCAATGAACTCATTCCCGATGAAAAAAAATATTCACGTTACCGCAGGCGCGCCGACGGAAAATGGGAAATAAAAAATAAACTCGAAGATCATTGTTGGCGCATGTGGCACTCGTGCGTGATCACGTGGGACGGCGGCGTAGTGCCCTGCTGTTTCGACAAAGACGGAAGTCACCGCCTGGGAACACTGAAGAATTTTTCCCTGAAAGAGATCTGGCACAGCGAACCGTACAATAAATTCCGCGCTTCAGTGCTGAAAGGAAGAAAAGAGATCGACATCTGCAGGAATTGTTCGGAAGGAACAAAAGTGTGGGCGGAATAATTGCCGATTGAAAATCGAAAATCGAAAATTACCGGATCACCACTCTTCCCAGCATGGACGAAAAATGTTTCTTCACTTCTTCGAGCGATTTCAATTCACCGAGCACTGCCATCATTTTTTCGAAATCCTGTTTTTCTTCTTCCTCGCGAACTAATTTTCTTTTTTCATGGATCATCATTTCCACATTACGGAGCTTAAGCGAAAAAACGCCATGCATCGCGGCTTTCTTAAGCGCCATACTTTCCGTCTGCACATAGATCGCGTGATCGTCCCAGCGCGAAAGCTGGTAAGGCATTGTTACAAGATCGATGGCAAGTGCATTCACTTCACGATTGTTGTGTGTAATGAAATAATTCAGATCGGGCACAGCTCCTTTTGAAATATGGGAACGGTATTCGTCAAGAATAGATTCATACATGCTGTTGCCAAGTTTTATCTCATCATGATCGAGCTCGTGAATGAGAAATTCTGCAAGCGAAACGGAGACCTCTTCCGCAATGCCGCTTTCATTCATCGAATCGGCCATGATCATCTCCGAACCGTAATTCAGCAGCAAACGGATAATTTCTCTTTCCTGGTAAAGCGTGCCGGTTCGTTCTCCAGTTATTTTTTCATCGGCTTTCGCTGCCTGGTCCGGGACAAAATTTTCCGGCGTGTAAACAACCTGTGAAGAGTCCTGTCTTTTCTTCTCGAAATTTTTCTTCCGCTGCTTATTGAGTTCATTGAGCAAAGTCACTTCTTCAATATCAAGAATGCGGCTGCAATCTTTTACAAAAACACTTCGCGTTATCGCATCAGGAATGAGTGCTATGCTTTCTACAATATCGCGGATAAGCCCGGCTTTTTTTATCGGGTCGCCTTCCGTTTCTGCAGAGAGTAATTCCGTTTTGAAACGAATAAAATCTCTCGTATTCTTCGAAATGAATTCTTTCAGTTCTTCACTGGAAACTTTTTTCGAATAGGAATCCGGATCGTCATTATCGGGAAATAAAAGCACACGCACATTCATTCCTTCTTCGAGAATGAGATCGATGCCGCGGAAACTTGCTTTTATTCCTGCAGGATCTCCGTCGTAAAGAATGGTGACGTTGTTCGTGTAACGGCGAATGAGGCGTATCTGCTCTACGGTGAGTGAAGTGCCCGATGAGGCCACTACATTTTCAATTCCCGCCTGGTGCATAGAAGTGACATCGGTATATCCTTCCACGAGAAAACAAACATCTTCTTCAATAATTTTTTTCTTCGCGAAATATAATCCGTAGAGTACATTGCTCTTGTGATAAATTTCTGTTTCCGGAGAATTGATGTACTTCGCAATGTTTTTATCTGTCTTCAGCGTTCTTCCGCCGAAAGCGATCACGCGCCCGCTCGCGTTGTGCACGGGAAAAATAACACGGCCTTTGAAACGATCGAAATATTTCTCCTGGTCTTCTTCTTTCTGAATGGTAAGTCCTGCTTTAACAAGATACTCCAACCTGTATCCCGCAGCGATCGCCGTATCCGTAAGATCTCTCCACGTGTCGGGCGAATAACCGAGCTGGAATTTTTCGATAATGTCATTGCGGAATCCGCGCTCTTTGAAATAAGAAAGGCCGATCGCTTTTCCTTCTTCCGTTTCATGAAGATTTTTCGAATAATGTTTTTGTGCGAAGGAAGAAACAAGAAATAAACTTTCCCGTTCATTATCGCGCATCTGCTGCTCGGGCGAAGTTTCCTCTTCCTCAATTTCAATATTGTATTTCTTCGCAATCCATCGCAGCGCTTCGGGATAAGAAAGATGTTCATGCTCCATGATGAAGTTCACGGAATTCCCGCCTTTGCCGCAACCGAAACATTTGTAAATGCCGCGCGAAGGAGAAACGTTGAACGAAGGCGTTTTCTCATTATGAAAAGGACAAAGCCCGATCATATTCGCGCCGCGCTTTTTCAGCGACACAAATTCTCCCACCACCTCGTCAATGCGTGCAGTGTCGAATATTCGGTCAACAGTTTCTTTCGGGATCATTGTGAAAAGGGAAGTGAAAGTACGAAGAGAATGGAGAATGAAGGGCGGAGAAGGGAGAGAAGTTTTGCGCGAATAGTAACACGATTTTCACAATGGGAATTCTTCAAATCGGTTAGAGGCTGTTTAAAATTCATTTTTTGGAATTGTTATGATGCCATTTTTGTTCAGCCGAGGCGCATTTTGCAGGCCATAGTGGAGCGACTACAGCCAAGAAATGCAACCCCGCCTGCTAAAGGAAAATGGGTCGTGCGTGGGCGGGCAGGGAAGGATGGACAAAAATGGCGCATAACAAAACAGAAGGATGAAATTTAAACAGCCTCTTAGCCCGGGAAAATCTGTGCCAATATTTCCGCCTTCCTCATCCACATCAAGATTAAAAAACTACACTGGACCTGTTTAATCATTAATAAATCTGTTTCATTTTTCCCATGCCACGCGTCTCCCATCCCGCGTCTATTTCATTATATTTGAATTCATCCCCGCTTGTAATCCCATTGACATGAAACGAAAAGTTTCGCTTTTGATCGCGGGAATTATTTTTTCTCCATTCATTTTTGCGCAATCGCTGCAGGATGTTTTTTATCAAACCTGTCGCCCTGCTGTTTCACACGTTGATCTCGACATTAATAATGTGCGTGCTACGCTGCTCAATGAAGGCGATCTATGGTGGGGTCTTTCTTCTGCCGGATATGAAATTCCGAAAGGCAGCAATAAGTACAGCATGTTTGCCGGCGCATTATGGTTCGGCGCACTCGATGGTGGCGGATCGCTCATGACCGCTGCAATGACGTATCGCCAGACGGGAGATGATTTCTGGCCCGGCCCGCTCGATACAAATTCTGTTTCTACCACCGATAGTATTTGTCATCGCTACGATCGTTTCTGGAAATTGAATCGCAGTGATGTGGAATCTTTTCTCGCGCATCGCACCGATCCGAATTACACAATTCCTGAAGCAATTTTATCGTGGCCGGGAAATGGAAATGCAGCAGAAGGACAAGCGCATTATCTCGCACCGTTCTTCGATGCCGATGGCGATGGAATTTACAATCCGCATAACGGAGATTATCCGCGGTTTGCTTTGAATGGAAATCCCGATTGCAATACTGATCTTCTTGGCGACCAGGCAGTGTGGTGGATCTTCAACGACAAAGGAAATACACATTCGGAAACAGGAGGAAATCCATTCGGAATGGAAGTGCAGGCCATGGCATTTTCTTTTCGTTCGAACGATGCGCTGAATGATGCCACTTTTTATCGTTATAAAATTATCAATCGCTCGTCCACTTCCTGGAATCAAATGTGGATGGGACAATTTGCAGACGCCGAGGTTGGTGGGTATGACGATGATTATGTAGGATGCGATGTTGGAAGAGGAATGGGTTATGGTTATAACGGAGATGCGTTTGACCAGATCTACGGTTGGCATCCTCCGGCAATAGGAATTGATTTTGTTCAGGGGCCATTGGCAGATGCGAATGATCATATTGATAATGATCGTGATAGTTTGGTGGATGAGCCGGGCGAAAGAATTGAAATGTCGATGTTCAAATATTACGACAATGATTTTTCAATTGTTGGAAATCCGGAAACAGGTTTGCAGTATTATTATTTCATGCAGGGATTATGGAAAGATGGTTCGCCGCAAACGTACGGCGGCAATGGAGCAGGAGGAACTACACCGTGCTCATTCATGTTTCCCGACAATACTGATCCTTACGGTTGGGGAACAAATGGAATTCCTGAACCGGCGTGGTCGGAAGTTACCGTTGGAAATACACCGTTTGATCGTCGTTTTCTCGAGAGCGCCGGGCCTTTTTCCATGCAGCCCGGGCAAGTGCAAACTGTAACGATAGCCGTTCCGTGGGCGCGCGACACGGCGGGAAATAATATTGATGCGATCACAAAATTGCAGCAGGCCGATGATCGCGTTCAGCAATTATTCGATAATTGTTTTTCAAATATTTCCTGTTCTGAAAATGCTGCGCCGGAATTTTCATACACTGTCAATGGAGGAAATGTTTATTTCACTTCGGAATCCGCAACCGGAATTTACCAATGGAATTTCGGCGACGACGGTTTTGCATCGCAACAGTTTCCTGCGCACACTTACACGAGCGCGGGAACTTATCACGTTTGTTTTACGGTTATCACTTCCTGCGCAACACAAACTGTTTGTAATGATGTGGTGATCTCATTGCCACAAAACGAATGCGGGCCGCAAATTCAGCGCATAGAAGGACAAGGATCGGGAACACAAGTACTCGATCTTACGGATGAAACTGTAAATGAAATCCTGGATTCATCTTCTCATCGCTCTTTATTTCCCAAATACAAAGAACTGCACGGCCCGGTAAAAATCACTTATGAAGATTACGATCATCTCACCGATGGTGATTACAGAATTGCATTCGACACGACGGACATGAATGCGCACTGGAAATTGTGGAAGGCCGGCGGAACAGACACCGTTTATTCCGACAGCACAATTGGCAGCGGCAACAAACAGATTATTTCCCAATGGGGAATTGGTGTGCAAACACAACAAGTGAATTTGCCCGGACTATCGCGCAATCCCGATCACAATGGTTATCTCGAAGCGACACTGAAATTCGCCGATGAAAATAAAAACTGGCTGAGTGGAATTTCTGACAATGATGATTACACTTCTTTCAACTGGATCCGCAGCGGAGATTTCAGGAATACAAATCCGGGTTCCGGGGCATGTGCTTCTGCTTTTGATGATCGTTTTATTGGAAGTTCTCCCATTGATCCGAACGAAGATTATGAATCAAGTATAAATGGAACGTGGGCTCCTTATCGTTTATGCGCCGATGGAGTTCGTACGAATGCAAATACAATTTGCTATTCCACCGGCGTTGTTTATCCTGATGTTCCAACGACAGTCAACAACAAATTTGACAATATTCCGAATGTGAATATTGTTTTCACTGCCGATCAAACAAAATGGTCACGATGCATTGTTTTTGAAAGCGGAACAAACCCTTCTACAAACGAGGGAGGCACAGAAGGATTTTTCATGCGCGCACATGCGAGCGTGGACAAGAGCGGGCGCACGGTTGCACAGGGAGGAATTTCAGATGTGAATGATCCCGAAGCAGCCGATTACATTGGCGCAAACGGAATGGGATGGTTTCCGGGTTACGCGATCAATGTAGAAACGGGAGAGCGATTGAATATTGCGTTCGCAGAAAATTCTTCTCTTGGTTTGGATAATGGCGCCGATATGCTTTTCGATCCCGATGAAAAAATAAAAACAAATCTCGGTGAACCTCTTTTCGGCGGAATGCATTACGTGTATGTTTTTAATCACAATGGAAATGCAGTTTATACTTCCGGAGTGCTCACCGGGGAACTGAAAGATGTTCCGTTGTATGACGCAGGAAAAATGATGTACACGATTCTTTCATCTTCCGTTGCTTCAACAGAGCGAACAGAAATTTTCCGCGATGCGGCGTGGGCAGGAATTCCATTGCTGAATGCCGGGCACCAGTTACTCGAGTGCGATGCGACTGTGCGCCTGCGCGTGGAAAAACCCTATTCGAAATACCAGACCGATTCCATTCCGCAGAATAACAACGAACCGCTTTACGGATTTTCCATTGACAAAATGCATTTGTCCTGCAACATGTATGACGGCAACGTAATTGCATTTCCGAATCCATTCTGGGAAAACTGCACGATACTTTTTGATAATACGGAGAATGAAAGCAGCGAACTCGATCTCTATGACATGCGCGGAAGGATCGTGAAAAAATATTCCGGCATCACCACCGACCGCATCGACGTTACGAGCGATGGCCTCGAGCAGGGAGTGTACATGTACACATTATCGGTGGGAGGAAGAAAACCGCAGGTGGGAAAGATCATTCTGAAATAAAAAACCGGGAGGATTACGGATTGAACGGATGTACTGATTCCGGTGGGAGAAAAAAATTATTCTGAGATAGGGGAGAGAGTTGTGTTGGAAGACAACCTGCCACCGACAACTGAAAACTGCCAACCGAAAATCGCGTTCACTTCTCCGGAAAATTCACCACCTTATTCTGTCCGTACTCGTCCCAGAATTTCCATTTGCCCACTTGTTTGTCTTTTTTATAATAACCTACAGAGCTCGTGTCGCCATTCGCGTAGAATGAAACGCCGAAACCTTCGCGCAGTCCGTCTTTGTACGTTCCCTGGCTATAAATTTTTCCATCGCGGAAAAAGCTCATCCACGTTCCTTCGCGCAATCCGTTCTTCACTTCACCTTTCATGTAAATGACACCATTGTCATAACGCTCTTCGTAATCCCCGTCTTTCACATCGCCTTTCACTTTGTGCGGAGCGTGGCCGGTGTCCACAGAGACTGTCAATCCATGCGCGGAATCCTGAGAGGTGGAATCGCTTTTTGTTTTGGATTGATCGTCGCTGCAACTGAAAATAAAAAATGTGACAACCGAAAGAGAAAT
Proteins encoded in this region:
- a CDS encoding DNA primase; translation: MIPKETVDRIFDTARIDEVVGEFVSLKKRGANMIGLCPFHNEKTPSFNVSPSRGIYKCFGCGKGGNSVNFIMEHEHLSYPEALRWIAKKYNIEIEEEETSPEQQMRDNERESLFLVSSFAQKHYSKNLHETEEGKAIGLSYFKERGFRNDIIEKFQLGYSPDTWRDLTDTAIAAGYRLEYLVKAGLTIQKEEDQEKYFDRFKGRVIFPVHNASGRVIAFGGRTLKTDKNIAKYINSPETEIYHKSNVLYGLYFAKKKIIEEDVCFLVEGYTDVTSMHQAGIENVVASSGTSLTVEQIRLIRRYTNNVTILYDGDPAGIKASFRGIDLILEEGMNVRVLLFPDNDDPDSYSKKVSSEELKEFISKNTRDFIRFKTELLSAETEGDPIKKAGLIRDIVESIALIPDAITRSVFVKDCSRILDIEEVTLLNELNKQRKKNFEKKRQDSSQVVYTPENFVPDQAAKADEKITGERTGTLYQEREIIRLLLNYGSEMIMADSMNESGIAEEVSVSLAEFLIHELDHDEIKLGNSMYESILDEYRSHISKGAVPDLNYFITHNNREVNALAIDLVTMPYQLSRWDDHAIYVQTESMALKKAAMHGVFSLKLRNVEMMIHEKRKLVREEEEKQDFEKMMAVLGELKSLEEVKKHFSSMLGRVVIR
- a CDS encoding T9SS type A sorting domain-containing protein codes for the protein MKRKVSLLIAGIIFSPFIFAQSLQDVFYQTCRPAVSHVDLDINNVRATLLNEGDLWWGLSSAGYEIPKGSNKYSMFAGALWFGALDGGGSLMTAAMTYRQTGDDFWPGPLDTNSVSTTDSICHRYDRFWKLNRSDVESFLAHRTDPNYTIPEAILSWPGNGNAAEGQAHYLAPFFDADGDGIYNPHNGDYPRFALNGNPDCNTDLLGDQAVWWIFNDKGNTHSETGGNPFGMEVQAMAFSFRSNDALNDATFYRYKIINRSSTSWNQMWMGQFADAEVGGYDDDYVGCDVGRGMGYGYNGDAFDQIYGWHPPAIGIDFVQGPLADANDHIDNDRDSLVDEPGERIEMSMFKYYDNDFSIVGNPETGLQYYYFMQGLWKDGSPQTYGGNGAGGTTPCSFMFPDNTDPYGWGTNGIPEPAWSEVTVGNTPFDRRFLESAGPFSMQPGQVQTVTIAVPWARDTAGNNIDAITKLQQADDRVQQLFDNCFSNISCSENAAPEFSYTVNGGNVYFTSESATGIYQWNFGDDGFASQQFPAHTYTSAGTYHVCFTVITSCATQTVCNDVVISLPQNECGPQIQRIEGQGSGTQVLDLTDETVNEILDSSSHRSLFPKYKELHGPVKITYEDYDHLTDGDYRIAFDTTDMNAHWKLWKAGGTDTVYSDSTIGSGNKQIISQWGIGVQTQQVNLPGLSRNPDHNGYLEATLKFADENKNWLSGISDNDDYTSFNWIRSGDFRNTNPGSGACASAFDDRFIGSSPIDPNEDYESSINGTWAPYRLCADGVRTNANTICYSTGVVYPDVPTTVNNKFDNIPNVNIVFTADQTKWSRCIVFESGTNPSTNEGGTEGFFMRAHASVDKSGRTVAQGGISDVNDPEAADYIGANGMGWFPGYAINVETGERLNIAFAENSSLGLDNGADMLFDPDEKIKTNLGEPLFGGMHYVYVFNHNGNAVYTSGVLTGELKDVPLYDAGKMMYTILSSSVASTERTEIFRDAAWAGIPLLNAGHQLLECDATVRLRVEKPYSKYQTDSIPQNNNEPLYGFSIDKMHLSCNMYDGNVIAFPNPFWENCTILFDNTENESSELDLYDMRGRIVKKYSGITTDRIDVTSDGLEQGVYMYTLSVGGRKPQVGKIILK